In Calidithermus timidus DSM 17022, the following are encoded in one genomic region:
- a CDS encoding PLP-dependent aminotransferase family protein produces the protein MASRSPQPAHHLLAQQLKEQLRALEPGSRLPTVRELVARYGVSPVTVNKALSQLTQQGLVVVRPGSGTYVAERRPAQEDYGWQEVALGQRFDPTAGIRDLMVPAKAGMIPLGEAYPDRSLTALKEIQAATRRVARRLEVWDWAPAEGLESLRSVVAGELGAGVTSRDVQITPGAQAALSTVFRALAAPGSPVLMESPTYPGAVGVQPDLLQEAFAKSGARVFYCQPLHANPSGAMLSPERRRAVLRVAEAAGAFVVENDYARGLTFEGEAPPPLAALEPARVVYVRPFSKTTAPGLRVAAVVAKGPAGSRIRSLRVLDDHFVSALLQEVAVDVLTSPSRRAHLQRLQAELRRRRDSALEHLRQALPQLRPWRIPTGSVFLWLRLPEGWDDAEVSRRAMLAGVQVFPGRIFFPGEPSGAFLRLSYAAVPPEGLEEGIHRLAEALRARG, from the coding sequence ATGGCCTCGCGCTCGCCCCAGCCCGCCCACCACCTGCTGGCCCAGCAGCTCAAGGAGCAGTTGCGGGCGCTCGAGCCCGGCTCCCGCCTGCCCACCGTGCGCGAGCTGGTCGCGCGCTACGGGGTGAGCCCGGTGACGGTGAACAAGGCGCTCAGCCAGCTCACGCAGCAGGGGCTGGTGGTGGTGCGGCCCGGCAGCGGGACCTACGTCGCCGAGCGCAGGCCCGCGCAGGAGGACTACGGCTGGCAGGAGGTCGCGCTGGGGCAGCGGTTCGACCCCACCGCGGGCATCCGCGACCTGATGGTGCCCGCCAAGGCCGGGATGATCCCGCTGGGCGAGGCCTACCCCGACCGCTCGCTCACGGCGCTGAAGGAGATCCAGGCCGCCACCCGCCGGGTGGCGCGGCGGCTCGAGGTGTGGGACTGGGCCCCCGCCGAGGGCCTGGAGAGCCTGCGCAGCGTGGTGGCGGGCGAGCTCGGCGCGGGCGTCACCTCGCGCGACGTGCAGATCACGCCCGGGGCACAGGCCGCCCTCTCGACGGTGTTCCGGGCGCTGGCCGCCCCCGGCAGCCCCGTCCTGATGGAGTCGCCCACCTACCCCGGGGCCGTGGGGGTGCAGCCCGACCTGCTGCAGGAGGCCTTCGCCAAGAGCGGGGCCCGAGTGTTCTACTGCCAGCCCCTGCACGCCAACCCCAGCGGCGCGATGCTTTCCCCCGAGCGCCGCAGGGCCGTGCTGAGGGTGGCCGAGGCCGCCGGGGCCTTCGTGGTGGAGAACGACTACGCCCGGGGCCTGACCTTCGAGGGCGAAGCCCCCCCGCCGCTGGCGGCGCTCGAGCCCGCCCGGGTGGTCTACGTGCGGCCCTTCTCCAAGACCACCGCCCCCGGCCTGCGCGTGGCCGCCGTGGTGGCCAAGGGCCCCGCGGGGTCGCGCATCCGCTCGCTGCGGGTGCTCGACGACCACTTCGTCTCGGCGCTGCTGCAGGAGGTGGCGGTGGACGTGCTGACCTCCCCCTCGCGCCGCGCCCACCTCCAGCGCCTGCAGGCCGAGCTGCGCCGCCGCCGAGACAGCGCCCTCGAGCACCTTCGTCAGGCCCTGCCCCAGCTAAGGCCCTGGCGCATCCCCACCGGCAGCGTGTTCCTCTGGCTGCGCCTGCCCGAGGGCTGGGACGACGCGGAGGTCTCGAGGCGGGCCATGCTCGCCGGGGTGCAGGTCTTCCCGGGCCGGATCTTCTTCCCCGGCGAGCCGTCGGGGGCCTTCCTGCGCCTGAGCTACGCCGCCGTGCCCCCCGAGGGCCTCGAGGAAGGTATCCACCGGCTGGCCGAGGCCCTGCGGGCTCGAGGCTGA
- a CDS encoding cytochrome P460 family protein codes for MLKRTLGLAFLIGGLLAGLAQETGLGDYKTRLVRYATVDRVDGLIRDIYIAPEALEAVRKGQPLPPGTVVLIDLHQAKPNGRGGFVREGGFFVRASDESYVHTMTRLEGQDSLTSWRFGAFDPRTGELEPGAEVPGDCLECHRTALTTEMLFSYPQLQAFARSGEVQRSFCKQPGRQLF; via the coding sequence ATGCTGAAGCGGACACTGGGGCTGGCGTTTCTGATCGGCGGGCTCCTGGCGGGGTTGGCCCAGGAGACCGGGCTCGGCGACTACAAGACGCGGCTGGTGCGCTACGCCACCGTAGACCGCGTCGACGGGCTCATCCGCGACATCTACATCGCGCCGGAGGCCCTCGAGGCCGTGCGGAAGGGGCAGCCGCTGCCGCCGGGAACGGTGGTGCTCATCGATCTGCACCAGGCCAAGCCCAACGGCCGGGGCGGCTTCGTTCGGGAGGGCGGCTTCTTCGTGCGGGCCTCCGACGAGTCCTACGTGCACACCATGACCCGGCTCGAGGGTCAGGACAGCCTCACCTCCTGGCGCTTCGGGGCCTTCGACCCCCGGACGGGTGAGCTCGAGCCCGGCGCGGAGGTGCCCGGCGACTGCCTGGAGTGCCACCGCACCGCCCTGACCACCGAGATGCTCTTCAGCTACCCCCAGCTCCAGGCCTTCGCCCGCAGCGGCGAGGTGCAGCGCAGCTTCTGCAAACAGCCCGGCCGCCAGCTCTTCTAG
- a CDS encoding YdcF family protein, translated as MHRRVGIAVLIVLGLGVAAYLAALGYIVRNMDRSTLQQADVALVLGSRVYQGGQLNPCLVKRVEEGVEVVRQGWARWLVLSGGVDPEDGAIEAEAMSSIAGRLGLPSEQIVLEPKARSTYQNLRFTQQLMEQRGWKTVVIVSEPFHLPRAALMARRLGLEFALAPSPHCPQNLPAFLREPLVLLYYALRGWKG; from the coding sequence ATGCATCGCCGGGTTGGGATCGCTGTGCTGATCGTGCTGGGGCTAGGTGTTGCCGCTTACCTGGCCGCCTTGGGCTACATCGTGCGCAACATGGATCGCAGCACCCTTCAGCAGGCCGACGTGGCGCTGGTGCTGGGCTCGAGGGTCTATCAAGGCGGGCAGCTCAACCCCTGCTTGGTAAAGCGAGTGGAGGAGGGGGTCGAGGTGGTGCGGCAGGGCTGGGCCCGCTGGTTGGTGCTCTCGGGTGGGGTGGACCCTGAAGACGGTGCCATCGAGGCCGAGGCCATGTCCTCGATCGCGGGGCGATTGGGTTTGCCCTCGGAGCAGATCGTGCTCGAGCCCAAAGCCCGCTCCACCTATCAGAACCTCCGTTTCACCCAGCAGCTCATGGAACAGCGCGGCTGGAAGACCGTAGTGATCGTGAGTGAGCCCTTCCACCTCCCCAGGGCCGCCCTGATGGCCCGCCGGTTGGGGCTCGAGTTCGCCCTCGCCCCTTCCCCCCACTGCCCACAGAACCTACCCGCCTTCCTCCGCGAGCCCCTGGTGCTGCTGTACTACGCCTTACGGGGTTGGAAGGGGTGA
- the holA gene encoding DNA polymerase III subunit delta: MIEVFTGDAFLAREALLQEAQLQGLAPRLLPPDPGLVAQEASGGLFGPSGALVDLREVAEGEWKALREVLEKLPQDALVLLLDPHPTAARSKWYGEHAQKRDSPTPGPRELAQWVTNRARLYELKLPAAIANFLGSLIGGKGSYENPAYGLEALDQELRKLTLLNPPLTLEKVQAVVALEPPLSGFDLVRAVTEGKETAAFKHLQNQMERGEDPIRTLGALSWQYSKLARAWAYLQEKPLLGEGEAASLLRMHPFAAKQTLALAKQTSSHAVNAALQILLEAEQAAKTGGDPRLALERAVSGLLALAAKR; the protein is encoded by the coding sequence GTGATCGAGGTGTTTACCGGCGACGCGTTTTTGGCTCGAGAAGCCCTGCTGCAAGAAGCTCAGCTTCAGGGCCTGGCCCCCCGCTTGCTGCCGCCCGATCCGGGGCTGGTGGCCCAGGAGGCCAGTGGGGGGCTTTTCGGACCCAGCGGAGCGCTCGTAGACCTGCGCGAGGTAGCCGAGGGCGAATGGAAGGCTTTGCGGGAGGTGCTGGAGAAGCTCCCACAGGACGCGCTGGTGCTGCTGCTCGACCCCCACCCCACCGCCGCCCGCAGCAAGTGGTACGGCGAGCACGCGCAAAAGCGCGACAGCCCCACCCCAGGACCCCGCGAACTCGCCCAGTGGGTGACCAACCGCGCCCGCCTCTACGAGCTCAAGCTGCCCGCCGCCATCGCCAACTTTTTGGGGAGCCTCATCGGCGGTAAGGGCAGCTACGAGAACCCGGCCTACGGCCTGGAAGCCCTCGACCAGGAGTTGCGCAAGCTCACCTTACTCAACCCGCCCCTCACGCTGGAGAAGGTGCAAGCGGTGGTGGCGCTCGAGCCCCCCCTCTCCGGCTTCGACCTGGTGCGGGCCGTCACCGAGGGCAAGGAGACGGCGGCCTTCAAGCACCTGCAAAACCAGATGGAGCGCGGCGAGGACCCCATCCGCACGCTGGGGGCCCTCTCCTGGCAGTACAGCAAGCTGGCGCGGGCCTGGGCCTACCTGCAGGAGAAGCCCCTGCTGGGCGAAGGCGAGGCCGCCAGCCTGCTTAGGATGCACCCCTTCGCCGCCAAGCAAACCCTGGCGCTCGCCAAGCAGACCTCGAGCCACGCCGTCAACGCTGCCCTGCAGATCCTGCTCGAGGCCGAGCAGGCCGCCAAGACCGGCGGCGACCCCCGGCTGGCGCTCGAGCGCGCCGTGAGCGGGCTGCTGGCGTTGGCTGCTAAGCGTTGA
- a CDS encoding ABC transporter permease: MAAAVNALSDRRSRPLRRFLRNPGGLLGLALLVLLLLTALLAPLIAPDPIEQNILQRLSPPSSAHLLGTDQLGRDVWARVAHGAVISLKVGFGVVLLSVLIGVAIGLMAGSLGGVWDNLLMRLTDIFFAFPSLILAMAIAAALGPNLSNTILAVALVSWPVYARLVRANVLALREREFVEAARALGVPQWRLMLRHLLPNTLTPVFVQASFDVGGAILTAAGLSFVGFGAQPPIPEWGAMVSETRSYIAEAFWAPTAPAVAILLTVLAFNLLGDALRDVLDPRANA; encoded by the coding sequence ATGGCTGCTGCTGTGAACGCCCTCTCCGACCGCCGCTCCCGCCCCTTGCGGCGCTTTTTGCGCAACCCTGGCGGCTTGCTGGGGCTAGCACTGCTGGTGCTGCTTTTGCTCACAGCTTTGCTGGCCCCGCTCATCGCTCCCGACCCCATCGAGCAGAACATCCTCCAGCGGCTCAGCCCGCCCTCGAGCGCCCACCTCCTGGGCACCGACCAGCTCGGCCGTGACGTCTGGGCACGGGTGGCCCACGGCGCGGTCATCAGCCTCAAGGTAGGCTTCGGGGTGGTGCTGCTGTCGGTGCTCATCGGGGTGGCGATCGGGCTGATGGCGGGGAGCTTAGGCGGGGTGTGGGACAACCTGCTCATGCGCCTGACCGACATCTTCTTCGCCTTCCCCTCCCTGATCCTGGCCATGGCCATCGCGGCAGCGTTGGGTCCCAACCTGAGCAACACCATCCTGGCCGTGGCGCTGGTGAGCTGGCCGGTCTACGCGCGGTTGGTGCGGGCCAACGTGCTGGCCCTGCGCGAGCGAGAGTTTGTGGAGGCCGCCCGGGCGCTGGGCGTACCGCAGTGGCGGCTGATGCTGCGCCACCTGCTGCCCAACACCCTAACCCCCGTCTTCGTGCAGGCCAGCTTCGACGTCGGCGGAGCCATCCTCACGGCTGCCGGCCTCTCCTTCGTGGGCTTCGGCGCCCAGCCGCCCATCCCCGAGTGGGGCGCGATGGTCTCCGAGACCCGCAGCTACATTGCTGAAGCCTTCTGGGCTCCTACTGCCCCCGCCGTGGCGATTTTGCTCACGGTGCTGGCTTTCAATCTCCTGGGTGACGCTTTGCGCGACGTGCTGGACCCGCGGGCGAATGCTTGA
- a CDS encoding ABC transporter permease, which translates to MLSYIVRRLFFVIFVVWGVTFATFFIAQVVPVDPAIAALGENAREEQLQEFRERYGLNKSRLEQYLIYMGRLFSGDLGQSLRTGRAVAEDLREFFPATLELSLAAFLFAVLLGIPAGILASLFPNRPPDVAVRILALLGGATPVFFSAVLLQFLLAQRLDLLPVQGRLDGFLFPPPRITGMMGLDALLARDWTVFLDSLKHLILPAFVLGMFSAAILARMTRATMLEVLAQDYIRTARAKGVVASAVIFRHALKNASLPILTLLGSLLGGLLSGAVLTETIFSWPGIGRYVTQSATSLDFPAVMGVTLLVGLVYALVNLVTDLLYAFLDPRIRYT; encoded by the coding sequence ATGCTTTCCTACATCGTCCGCCGTCTCTTCTTCGTAATCTTCGTGGTCTGGGGAGTCACCTTCGCCACCTTTTTCATCGCCCAGGTGGTGCCCGTGGACCCCGCCATCGCCGCGCTGGGCGAGAACGCCCGCGAGGAGCAGCTCCAGGAGTTCCGCGAGCGCTATGGGCTGAACAAGTCCAGGCTCGAGCAGTACCTCATCTACATGGGACGCCTGTTCTCGGGCGACCTGGGCCAATCGCTGCGCACGGGACGAGCGGTAGCCGAGGATTTGCGTGAGTTCTTCCCGGCCACGCTCGAGCTCTCCCTAGCTGCTTTTCTGTTCGCGGTGCTGCTGGGCATTCCGGCGGGAATTCTAGCGTCGCTGTTCCCCAACCGCCCTCCCGACGTGGCGGTGCGTATCCTAGCGCTGCTAGGTGGTGCTACCCCAGTTTTTTTCAGCGCGGTCCTGCTGCAGTTCCTGCTGGCCCAGCGCCTCGACCTTCTGCCCGTTCAGGGGCGCTTGGATGGCTTTCTCTTCCCTCCGCCCCGCATCACCGGCATGATGGGTCTTGATGCCTTGCTGGCTAGAGATTGGACAGTTTTCCTTGACTCGCTCAAGCACTTGATCCTACCGGCCTTCGTGCTGGGGATGTTCTCGGCAGCCATCCTTGCCCGCATGACCCGTGCGACCATGCTCGAGGTGCTCGCCCAGGACTACATCCGCACCGCCCGGGCCAAGGGAGTGGTGGCTTCCGCGGTGATCTTCCGCCACGCCCTCAAGAACGCCTCCCTGCCCATCCTCACACTGCTGGGCAGCCTACTGGGGGGCCTGCTCTCGGGTGCGGTGCTGACCGAGACCATCTTTAGCTGGCCCGGCATTGGGCGCTACGTGACCCAGTCGGCCACCAGCCTCGACTTTCCTGCTGTGATGGGCGTGACGCTGCTGGTGGGGCTGGTTTACGCCCTGGTCAACCTCGTCACCGACCTGCTGTATGCCTTCCTCGACCCCCGCATCCGCTACACCTAG
- a CDS encoding ABC transporter substrate-binding protein, with protein MWRKFQRLASLGVVLGTLVVAQDRTSTLIYGGDWSDLITLDPQVAYEFSGGLITDNLYETLVKFEGADLSTLKPGLAESWKVERGGDSWVITFKLRKGSKFSTGREVTAKDVVFSFDRAIQLKGPSSFLFTDIAQLKVGGTRAVDPYTVEVRIPKTASPGSFLSILTFNIGGIVDSEEVQQHAKGGDFGKEWLTSNSAGSGPFRLVRWDRGSQVLLEANPNARIKPKLQRIIMREIKEPTVLRTALESGEIDIAEGLTPEALKAIAANPRFKTLKADSLRLNYLGMNVKPGSPFANPKVREAMRWAVNQDELVSGLVQGNGVKIQTIIPKGLLGYNGALPYKYDPARAKKLLAEAGYPNGFEFELLTSTGLCGGGIPCQDIAAKIQSDLAKAGVKANIKAIANAEALKIYRAQNHQVYLGGWSPDFPDPDGNATPLADFAAKSLAWRNVWDDATASKLANQGSLETDPSKRATLYKLLTDYVLKSGPYVVLYQPSIPLAFSAKVEGYVRNAQGQVRFENISKLP; from the coding sequence ATGTGGCGTAAATTCCAGCGTTTGGCAAGCCTGGGAGTCGTGCTGGGCACTCTGGTGGTGGCCCAGGACCGCACCAGCACCTTGATTTACGGCGGAGACTGGTCTGACCTGATCACCCTCGACCCGCAGGTGGCCTACGAGTTTTCCGGCGGTCTCATCACCGACAACCTTTACGAGACGCTGGTGAAGTTTGAGGGGGCCGATCTTTCTACCCTCAAGCCGGGTTTGGCTGAAAGCTGGAAGGTTGAGCGGGGGGGCGACTCCTGGGTCATCACCTTTAAGCTGCGCAAGGGCAGCAAATTCTCCACCGGGCGCGAGGTCACCGCCAAGGACGTGGTCTTCAGCTTTGACCGGGCCATCCAGCTCAAAGGGCCCTCCTCCTTTCTCTTCACCGACATCGCCCAGCTCAAGGTGGGGGGTACTCGCGCCGTAGACCCGTACACTGTCGAGGTGCGCATCCCCAAGACCGCTTCGCCTGGCTCCTTCCTCAGCATCCTGACCTTCAATATCGGTGGGATTGTCGATAGCGAAGAGGTTCAGCAGCACGCCAAAGGTGGCGACTTCGGCAAGGAGTGGCTGACCAGCAACTCCGCCGGCTCAGGGCCTTTCCGCCTGGTGCGCTGGGACCGGGGTTCGCAAGTGTTGCTCGAGGCCAACCCCAACGCTCGGATCAAGCCCAAGCTGCAACGCATCATCATGCGCGAGATCAAGGAGCCCACGGTGCTGCGCACCGCGCTCGAGTCCGGTGAAATCGACATCGCCGAAGGCCTTACCCCCGAAGCCCTCAAGGCCATCGCCGCCAACCCCCGCTTCAAGACCCTCAAGGCCGACAGCTTGCGGCTGAACTACCTGGGCATGAACGTCAAGCCCGGCAGCCCCTTTGCCAACCCCAAGGTGCGCGAGGCCATGCGCTGGGCGGTTAACCAGGACGAACTGGTCAGCGGCTTGGTGCAGGGTAATGGCGTCAAGATCCAGACCATCATCCCCAAGGGCTTGCTAGGCTACAATGGCGCCCTACCCTACAAGTACGACCCGGCGCGCGCCAAGAAGCTGCTGGCCGAGGCGGGCTACCCCAACGGTTTCGAGTTCGAGCTGCTCACCAGCACGGGTTTGTGCGGAGGCGGCATCCCCTGCCAGGACATCGCTGCCAAGATTCAGAGCGACCTCGCCAAAGCCGGCGTCAAGGCCAACATCAAGGCCATCGCCAACGCCGAGGCGCTGAAGATCTACCGCGCGCAGAACCACCAGGTTTACCTGGGCGGCTGGAGCCCCGACTTCCCCGACCCCGACGGCAACGCCACCCCGCTCGCCGACTTCGCCGCTAAGAGCTTGGCCTGGCGCAATGTCTGGGACGACGCCACCGCTTCGAAGCTGGCTAACCAGGGCTCGCTCGAGACCGACCCCTCCAAGCGGGCCACGCTGTACAAGCTACTCACCGACTATGTGCTCAAGAGCGGCCCCTACGTCGTCCTCTATCAGCCCTCCATCCCGCTGGCCTTCTCGGCCAAGGTCGAGGGGTACGTGCGCAACGCGCAGGGTCAGGTGCGCTTCGAGAACATCAGCAAGCTGCCCTGA
- a CDS encoding SagB/ThcOx family dehydrogenase has product MDKHPGKLFYRLTRLFPGDGLPGGRAPAAKVYANPLESVDLPAPSREGGAPVWKVLSRLAPQPPKVGSSISQAEISQLLQPLSVRRGGRGYPSAGGAYPLEVYLGVQNLQDTFPGIYHYAAKSHQLEQLSSKLNLAAWREALMDLESLEQAAVFLIFTAVPDRSEAVFGLRGYRYALLEAGYAVGEVMVAATALGLQAYPAETFYDENVRSLLSLPEGEYPAVVLLLGR; this is encoded by the coding sequence ATGGACAAGCACCCTGGCAAACTCTTCTACCGTCTTACCCGTCTATTTCCTGGAGATGGCTTGCCAGGAGGTCGCGCGCCTGCGGCCAAGGTGTATGCCAACCCGCTGGAATCCGTAGACCTGCCCGCGCCGAGTAGGGAGGGCGGGGCCCCGGTGTGGAAAGTGCTCTCGAGGCTAGCCCCCCAGCCGCCTAAGGTGGGTTCCTCGATCAGCCAGGCCGAGATTTCCCAGCTTTTGCAGCCACTGTCGGTGCGCCGGGGCGGGCGGGGCTACCCTTCGGCAGGTGGAGCCTATCCCCTCGAGGTCTACCTGGGGGTGCAGAACCTGCAGGACACCTTCCCCGGCATCTACCACTACGCCGCCAAGTCGCACCAGCTCGAGCAGCTCTCCTCCAAGCTCAACCTGGCGGCCTGGCGCGAGGCGCTGATGGACCTGGAATCGCTCGAGCAGGCTGCCGTGTTCCTGATCTTCACCGCCGTTCCCGACCGCAGCGAGGCGGTGTTCGGGCTGCGGGGCTACCGCTACGCGCTGCTGGAAGCGGGTTACGCGGTGGGCGAGGTGATGGTGGCGGCGACCGCGTTGGGCCTGCAGGCCTACCCCGCCGAGACCTTCTACGACGAAAACGTGCGCAGCCTGCTCTCCCTGCCCGAGGGGGAGTACCCGGCGGTGGTGCTTTTGTTGGGGCGATAG
- the glgC gene encoding glucose-1-phosphate adenylyltransferase, whose translation MSAKLKVLGMILAGGQGSRLFPLTAKRAKPAVPFGSRYRIIDFVLNNFVNSGIYGIYVLTQFKAQSLTEHIQRHWRFGGFLDDHFIILVPAQMYRYEELGPVWYRGTADAIYQNLHLINNNKPESVAIFGGDHIFKMNVAHMVEYHNDTRADLTIAGYPVPIGEASRFGVLQVDEQWRLVGFQEKPKDPTPIPGKPEWALVSMGNYVFRTEALQELLEYDSRDTASSHDFGKDVIPHALKEGYRIQVYDFKRNPIPGQEGPNTYWRDVGTLDAYFEASMDLVQVTPEFDLFNPEWPLRTANYFSPPAKFVHEAGNRIGQSFNSLVAGGCIISGGTVRESVLFRRVRINSYSLVERSVLFDEVEVGRNAKIRNAIIDKNVKIPPGTEIGYDLEADRARGFTVTASGIVVVAKSFRFTPALV comes from the coding sequence ATGAGCGCTAAGTTGAAGGTCTTGGGGATGATCCTGGCCGGCGGACAGGGGTCTCGTCTATTTCCGCTCACTGCCAAACGGGCCAAACCGGCGGTTCCGTTTGGCTCGAGGTACCGCATCATCGATTTCGTGCTCAACAACTTCGTCAACTCGGGGATCTACGGCATCTACGTGCTCACGCAATTCAAAGCCCAGTCCCTCACCGAGCACATCCAGCGCCACTGGCGCTTCGGCGGCTTCCTCGACGACCACTTCATCATCTTGGTTCCGGCCCAGATGTACCGCTACGAAGAGCTGGGGCCGGTGTGGTACCGGGGTACCGCCGACGCCATCTACCAGAACCTGCACCTGATCAACAACAACAAGCCCGAATCGGTGGCGATTTTCGGCGGCGACCACATCTTCAAGATGAACGTCGCCCACATGGTCGAGTACCACAACGACACGCGGGCCGACCTGACGATTGCAGGCTACCCGGTGCCCATCGGCGAGGCCAGCCGCTTCGGCGTCTTGCAGGTAGACGAGCAGTGGCGCTTGGTGGGCTTCCAGGAGAAGCCTAAAGACCCTACCCCCATTCCCGGCAAGCCCGAGTGGGCGCTGGTGAGCATGGGCAACTACGTCTTCCGCACTGAGGCCTTACAGGAGCTGCTCGAGTACGACTCACGCGATACCGCCTCCTCACACGACTTCGGCAAGGACGTAATTCCCCACGCCCTCAAGGAGGGCTACCGCATTCAGGTCTACGACTTCAAGCGCAACCCCATCCCCGGCCAGGAAGGCCCCAACACCTACTGGCGCGACGTGGGGACCCTGGATGCTTATTTCGAAGCCAGCATGGACCTCGTCCAGGTCACCCCGGAGTTCGACCTCTTCAACCCCGAGTGGCCCCTGCGCACGGCCAACTACTTCAGTCCCCCGGCCAAATTCGTACACGAAGCGGGCAACCGAATCGGGCAATCCTTCAACAGCCTCGTCGCCGGCGGCTGCATCATCTCGGGTGGCACCGTGCGCGAGTCGGTCCTCTTCCGCCGGGTGCGGATCAACTCCTACAGCCTCGTCGAGCGCAGCGTGCTCTTCGACGAGGTCGAAGTCGGGCGCAACGCCAAGATCAGGAACGCCATCATCGACAAGAACGTCAAGATTCCCCCGGGTACCGAGATCGGCTACGACCTCGAGGCCGACCGCGCCAGGGGTTTCACCGTCACCGCCTCCGGCATCGTGGTGGTGGCTAAGAGCTTCCGCTTCACCCCGGCGCTGGTCTGA